In the Spirochaetia bacterium 38H-sp genome, TGGTGCTATTTTTTCTGCTCTTTTTAACTGTTCTACGGAAAAGTTGGATACCCCTATATAGCGTACTTTCCCCTGTTCTTTTATTTCTGCAAGGGTTTCCCATGCTTCTTCTATATTTTTATCCGGATTTGGCCAGTGGATCTGATACAGGTCTATTACGTCTACGCCCAGTCTTGTAAGGCTCTCGTCAATTTCCTTGAGGATTGTTTTTCTTGATATTTCTTGCCATGCTTTGCCTTTATTGTCCCAGAGTATTCCACATTTTGTAAATATGTATGGTTTGTCGTTCCTTTCTTTGAGAGCTTTGCCTATTACTTTTTCTGATGTTCCCAATCCGTAGGCAGGTGCTGTGTCTATCCAGTTGATTCCTGAGTCCAGTGCCTTGTGTATGGTTCTTATGGAGTCTTTTTCGTCCTGATGTCCCCAGCCCCATCGCCAACTGCCGCCTATTGCCCATGCTCCGAGACCTATTCTTGTTATATCCATGTCAGAATTACCAAGTCTTTTTTTCTCCATTATTATCTCCTGTGGTTTGTTTTCTTAGTCAATATATTGATAAATATATGTATTGTCAAATTGTTCTTTTATCTCGGAGATAACGGGAAATAATAGCGTATTATAAATCCCGCGTTTGCAGAGAATTGTGTTGCAGGCAGTATGTCTATTATGGGTGCAAGTTCTATTGCCATTTCCAGTGGGATTCTTTTAAAATAATAGCTTAGTCCAAAGGGAAATCTTATTCCTGCAATAGGGTTATCTGCTATTTGTATTCTGCCTCCTATTCCGTATTGAAAGTGGAATGTCCCCATTTCCTTGGGAGTAGGTATTATATCAAATATGTGTAAAAGATAGTCTCCGTGAATATATATGGAGCCCTTTCCTACAAATGACCATGATGCTGCGGCATCTATTGCCATAAGATCTGCAATCCACATCTTGAGGCTCAATCCTGTGGGTTCTCCGAGTATTATTCCAAGGCCAAGGCCTGATTCCTGAGCTTGTGCAGAGAATATTGTGATAAGAACGAGCAATAATGCGATAATGATTTTTTTCTTCATTTTTTCCTCCTATAAGGGATTATACATTGCTTTTCTTTTGTTATCATTACATAATTTTAGACTTGTATCTATTA is a window encoding:
- a CDS encoding aldo/keto reductase, whose amino-acid sequence is MEKKRLGNSDMDITRIGLGAWAIGGSWRWGWGHQDEKDSIRTIHKALDSGINWIDTAPAYGLGTSEKVIGKALKERNDKPYIFTKCGILWDNKGKAWQEISRKTILKEIDESLTRLGVDVIDLYQIHWPNPDKNIEEAWETLAEIKEQGKVRYIGVSNFSVEQLKRAEKIAPITSLQPPYSILRRDIEKEILPHCQEKNIGVIVYSPMASGLLTGKVTEEWVASLPDDDWRKQADDFRQPRLARNLALVEILRDIAKKHNSTIAETAIAWTLKHPAVTAAIVGMRRPDQVDGVTGAPGVQLDNEDLERIETFIKQNP